The Deinococcus sp. Marseille-Q6407 genome has a window encoding:
- a CDS encoding protease complex subunit PrcB family protein — translation MTRKTGMMMAALSVGVLSGCAATGPSGLSVHEALVYGGGQQRLAWVYGDLTPGKEAQVSIEGQPVRLTGPGQAGGALLVNGSSTYRGTLDTAVNQPKVVRNARGLFDVSSAGGITELYYTDGRSWLRLNATAGSGISARPASGLQGAGDLTDSEAAALSQALSGQGALAVGVLSPSSIPDRRLSVEPQPQEHRLTALSVARVEGAAAPSPAPTTPARPGTTQPGGTVNYSVLDQGNNAAASGPTVQVATTAAQAEALYALAYGRQSSRPSAPSVTGRTLVGIFMGTRATGGYSLEVRSVSMNGGQATVEVREKTPPVEALTTQALTSPWIIVQLDGRFSDVQVQGLGRSAGISGSER, via the coding sequence ATGACTCGCAAGACTGGAATGATGATGGCCGCCCTGAGCGTGGGCGTTCTGAGCGGCTGCGCCGCGACCGGCCCCTCCGGCCTGTCGGTGCACGAGGCGCTGGTGTATGGCGGCGGGCAGCAGCGCCTGGCCTGGGTCTATGGCGACTTGACCCCGGGCAAGGAAGCCCAGGTCAGTATCGAAGGGCAGCCGGTGCGCCTGACGGGGCCCGGCCAGGCTGGCGGCGCCCTGCTGGTCAACGGCAGCTCCACCTACCGCGGCACCCTCGATACGGCGGTGAATCAGCCCAAGGTGGTCCGGAATGCACGCGGTCTGTTCGATGTTTCCAGCGCCGGTGGCATCACCGAGCTGTACTACACCGACGGCCGCAGTTGGTTGCGGCTGAATGCCACCGCTGGCTCCGGCATCAGTGCCCGCCCAGCCAGTGGCCTGCAGGGCGCCGGCGACCTGACCGACTCGGAAGCGGCGGCTCTGTCGCAGGCCCTGTCCGGCCAGGGCGCGCTGGCAGTGGGCGTATTGTCGCCCAGCAGCATTCCTGACCGCCGCCTCTCGGTGGAACCCCAGCCGCAGGAACACCGCCTGACCGCCCTGAGCGTGGCACGGGTGGAAGGTGCGGCAGCTCCTAGTCCCGCTCCCACCACGCCGGCCCGTCCCGGCACCACGCAGCCTGGAGGCACCGTGAACTATTCGGTTCTGGATCAGGGAAATAATGCCGCTGCCAGCGGCCCGACCGTTCAGGTGGCGACCACCGCTGCCCAGGCCGAGGCACTGTACGCCCTGGCTTACGGCCGTCAGTCCTCGCGCCCCAGTGCTCCCAGCGTCACGGGCCGCACCCTGGTAGGCATCTTTATGGGCACCCGCGCCACCGGGGGTTACTCGCTGGAAGTGCGCTCGGTCAGCATGAACGGTGGCCAGGCTACGGTCGAAGTGCGCGAAAAGACCCCACCTGTTGAAGCCTTGACCACTCAGGCGCTGACCAGTCCCTGGATCATCGTGCAGCTGGATGGCCGCTTCAGCGACGTTCAGGTGCAGGGCCTGGGCCGCAGCGCCGGTATCAGCGGCTCGGAAAGATAA
- a CDS encoding shikimate dehydrogenase, translating into MRELHIKEGSYNSSYAPFCCRLPTAAGPAGLRTGHRTGGPATAQALRDLGYLALPLPASDLSESLAAAQVLGLRGVLIHPTYEEQALLTVQPDEAAQQARRVDAVALPSGLLAAGSQGTHTLAEALSDVVEAARYVAQGVSALVIGHGSDLVNALPLTRLGLAQVGFAADSLPAAERLKREVPAVTAAYVLSRRDPALQTLAERASLIVVTGGLLPAGVLQAHHTLLDLTGRLPASAAAHRLELSDLPALRLARQLTYLTGQQHSPAGLAALAQAVQSERG; encoded by the coding sequence TTGCGCGAATTACATATAAAAGAGGGAAGTTATAATAGCAGCTATGCCCCCTTCTGCTGCCGCCTTCCCACCGCTGCTGGGCCTGCTGGGCTACGGACCGGCCACCGCACAGGCGGACCGGCCACCGCACAGGCGCTGCGCGATCTGGGCTATCTGGCCCTGCCGCTGCCGGCGAGCGACCTGAGCGAATCTCTGGCTGCGGCGCAGGTGCTGGGGCTCCGTGGCGTGCTGATTCATCCAACCTATGAGGAGCAGGCTCTGCTGACCGTACAGCCCGATGAGGCTGCGCAGCAGGCCAGACGGGTGGACGCTGTCGCCCTGCCCAGCGGTCTGCTGGCCGCCGGTTCCCAGGGTACCCACACCCTGGCCGAAGCCCTCAGCGACGTGGTCGAGGCTGCCCGCTACGTGGCGCAGGGTGTCAGTGCGTTGGTAATCGGCCACGGCTCTGATCTGGTGAATGCCTTGCCCCTGACGCGGCTGGGGCTGGCGCAGGTGGGCTTTGCTGCCGACAGCCTGCCGGCCGCCGAACGACTGAAGCGAGAAGTGCCCGCCGTCACAGCTGCATACGTCCTGAGCCGGCGCGACCCCGCTTTGCAGACCCTCGCCGAGCGTGCCAGCCTGATTGTGGTCACTGGGGGTCTGCTGCCGGCTGGAGTCCTGCAAGCGCATCACACCCTGCTGGACCTGACCGGTCGGCTACCGGCCAGCGCGGCTGCTCACCGCCTGGAACTGAGTGACCTGCCGGCCCTGCGGCTGGCGCGGCAGCTGACGTATCTAACCGGGCAGCAGCATTCGCCCGCTGGGCTGGCCGCGCTGGCACAGGCGGTTCAGAGCGAACGGGGCTAA
- a CDS encoding Cof-type HAD-IIB family hydrolase, with protein MLDLVCIDVDGTLVGSDNEVRADVWAALEETRAAGIRLVLCSGRPAFGKAREYAERMQPDGWHVFQNGASVVRVSDGESLSSPFPQDALTALLEAAQQSGYLLEIYSDLSYASTLRDAQARDHAALLGVPFPPLWPQELTGTLVRAQWLVRPDELEAAKAITPAGVALHPAGSPRMTETLFVSMTAPGISKGSAIRRIAETYGLSLERSMMVGDGENDLQAMAVVGHPVAMGNAEPVVKAAARHQVSHVDQGGLLEALALARQL; from the coding sequence ATGTTAGATCTGGTCTGTATTGATGTAGACGGCACGCTGGTCGGCAGTGACAACGAGGTGCGGGCAGATGTCTGGGCAGCGCTGGAAGAAACCCGGGCGGCCGGCATCCGGCTGGTGCTGTGCAGTGGGCGGCCGGCTTTCGGCAAAGCGCGGGAGTATGCCGAGCGAATGCAGCCGGACGGCTGGCACGTGTTTCAGAATGGGGCTTCGGTGGTGCGGGTCAGCGACGGCGAGAGCTTGAGCAGCCCCTTTCCGCAGGACGCCCTGACGGCGCTGCTGGAAGCGGCCCAGCAGAGCGGATACCTGCTGGAAATCTATAGCGACCTCAGCTACGCTTCGACCTTGCGAGACGCGCAGGCCCGCGATCACGCCGCGCTGCTGGGGGTCCCCTTCCCTCCCCTATGGCCGCAGGAACTGACAGGTACGCTGGTCCGGGCCCAGTGGCTGGTGCGTCCTGATGAACTGGAGGCGGCGAAGGCCATCACGCCGGCTGGAGTGGCGCTGCATCCGGCCGGCAGCCCGCGCATGACCGAAACACTGTTCGTGTCCATGACGGCACCGGGTATCAGTAAAGGCAGTGCCATCCGGCGGATTGCCGAAACTTACGGGCTGTCGCTGGAGCGCAGCATGATGGTTGGAGACGGAGAAAACGACTTGCAGGCCATGGCGGTGGTGGGTCACCCGGTGGCGATGGGCAACGCCGAGCCGGTCGTCAAAGCAGCGGCGCGGCATCAGGTGAGCCATGTGGATCAAGGCGGTCTGCTGGAAGCGCTGGCGCTGGCCCGGCAGCTCTAA
- the asnS gene encoding asparagine--tRNA ligase, protein MQISDLPGHIGETVTLTAWLQGKSGKGKIQFLKLRDGSGFVQGTVFKGDVSEEVFEAAKRLSQEQSLELTGEVRADERAPSGVEISVRSLTPLAEVVGEYPITPKEHGIDFLLDHRHLHLRHRRPWAVMRIRDSVQSGIVEFFRQEGFVRFDAPFFTPNAAEGTTELFEIDLFGEDKAYLSQTGQLHAEAGALAFGKVYTFGPTFRAEKSKTRRHLLEFWMVEPEVAPATHQDNMALQERFVSFLVRRVLSECRQELELLGRDISKLEPAAEGNYPRVTYTEALEIIRRHIEEGDLPDNVQPDVQPVEWGDDFGAPHETILGFHFDRPVMVERYPAAFKAFYMQPDPQDPRVVLCDDMIAPEGYGEIIGGSERIHDYDLLKSRIEDAGLPLEAFDWYLDLRRFGTVPHAGFGMGLERFVAWVTGIDHIREAIPFPRMLNRMFP, encoded by the coding sequence ATGCAAATTTCTGACCTCCCAGGCCATATCGGTGAGACGGTCACGCTGACAGCGTGGCTGCAAGGCAAAAGCGGCAAAGGCAAGATTCAGTTTCTCAAGTTGCGCGACGGCTCGGGGTTCGTGCAGGGCACGGTGTTCAAGGGTGACGTTTCCGAGGAAGTGTTTGAGGCGGCCAAGCGGCTCAGCCAGGAGCAGTCGCTGGAGCTGACCGGCGAGGTGCGGGCCGACGAGCGCGCACCCAGCGGCGTGGAAATCAGCGTGCGGAGCCTGACCCCGCTGGCCGAGGTGGTGGGCGAATACCCGATTACCCCCAAGGAACACGGCATTGATTTTCTGCTGGACCACCGGCACCTGCACCTGCGGCACCGCCGCCCCTGGGCTGTGATGCGGATTCGCGACTCGGTGCAGAGCGGTATTGTGGAGTTCTTCCGTCAGGAAGGCTTTGTGCGTTTCGACGCTCCTTTCTTTACGCCCAACGCCGCCGAAGGCACCACCGAGCTGTTTGAGATCGACCTGTTCGGTGAGGACAAGGCTTATCTCTCGCAGACCGGGCAGCTGCATGCCGAAGCGGGCGCGCTGGCCTTTGGCAAGGTCTACACTTTCGGGCCCACCTTCCGCGCCGAGAAGTCCAAGACCCGCCGGCACCTGCTGGAATTCTGGATGGTGGAGCCGGAAGTGGCCCCCGCCACTCATCAGGACAACATGGCGTTGCAAGAGCGCTTCGTGTCGTTCCTGGTGCGCCGGGTGCTGAGCGAGTGCCGCCAGGAGCTGGAACTGCTGGGCCGCGACATTTCCAAGCTGGAGCCAGCCGCCGAGGGCAACTATCCCCGCGTCACCTACACCGAAGCACTGGAGATTATCCGCCGGCACATTGAGGAAGGTGACCTGCCGGACAACGTGCAGCCGGACGTGCAGCCGGTGGAATGGGGCGACGACTTCGGCGCGCCGCACGAGACCATTCTGGGCTTTCACTTTGACCGGCCGGTAATGGTGGAACGCTACCCGGCGGCTTTCAAGGCCTTTTACATGCAGCCGGATCCCCAAGACCCCCGGGTGGTGCTGTGCGACGACATGATTGCACCGGAAGGCTACGGCGAGATCATCGGCGGCTCCGAACGTATCCACGACTACGACCTGCTGAAGTCCAGGATTGAGGACGCCGGGCTGCCTCTGGAAGCGTTCGACTGGTACCTAGACCTGCGCCGTTTCGGCACGGTGCCGCACGCCGGCTTCGGCATGGGCCTGGAGCGTTTCGTGGCTTGGGTCACCGGCATTGACCATATCCGCGAGGCAATTCCGTTCCCGCGGATGTTGAACCGGATGTTCCCCTGA
- the tpiA gene encoding triose-phosphate isomerase produces MNNLLALNWKMNKTPAEAKAWAEELRSGLHQTYAEVAVLAPAIDLPTLAAELPQSVAFGAQDISEHESGAYTGEISGAMLKEIGARYAIVGHSERREYHGETDAVVAAKAAQAQASGLTPVVCVGEGLDVREKGEHVAYTLQQLRGSLEGVGADVVVAYEPVWAIGTGKTATADDAEEMAAALREALRDAYAGQADGIRVLYGGSVKPANIAEICGKPNVNGALVGGASLKAADVLAMNEALQ; encoded by the coding sequence ATGAACAACCTACTGGCCCTGAACTGGAAAATGAACAAGACCCCCGCCGAGGCCAAAGCCTGGGCCGAGGAACTCCGCAGCGGGCTGCACCAGACCTACGCCGAAGTGGCGGTGCTGGCCCCGGCCATCGATCTGCCCACCCTGGCCGCCGAGCTGCCACAGAGCGTGGCTTTCGGTGCCCAGGACATCAGCGAGCATGAAAGCGGCGCCTACACCGGTGAGATCAGCGGCGCGATGCTGAAAGAGATCGGCGCCCGTTACGCTATCGTGGGCCACTCCGAGCGCCGCGAGTACCACGGCGAAACCGATGCGGTGGTGGCGGCCAAGGCCGCGCAGGCGCAGGCCAGCGGCCTGACCCCGGTTGTGTGCGTGGGCGAAGGCCTGGACGTGCGCGAGAAGGGCGAGCACGTGGCCTACACCCTGCAGCAGCTCAGGGGCTCGCTGGAAGGCGTGGGTGCTGACGTGGTGGTGGCCTATGAGCCGGTCTGGGCCATCGGCACCGGCAAGACGGCCACCGCCGACGACGCCGAGGAAATGGCCGCCGCGCTCCGTGAGGCGCTGCGGGACGCTTACGCTGGGCAGGCCGACGGCATCCGGGTGCTGTACGGTGGCAGCGTGAAGCCTGCCAACATCGCGGAAATCTGCGGCAAGCCCAACGTGAACGGTGCGCTGGTGGGTGGCGCCAGCCTCAAGGCGGCCGACGTGCTGGCGATGAACGAAGCGCTGCAGTAA
- a CDS encoding nuclear transport factor 2 family protein produces MGNQVPLDEAHALVRRLFEIIDGRDFGALGEVFAPDAVYERPGYEPLAGLERLTTFYRDERIIISGAHQVEDVASGEGVVISRGVFTGKSRDGADLNERFADVYRVEGGKIRHRTTYFFRAAI; encoded by the coding sequence GTGGGAAACCAGGTCCCGCTGGACGAAGCCCACGCCCTGGTACGGCGGCTGTTCGAGATTATTGACGGCCGCGACTTCGGGGCGCTGGGCGAGGTGTTCGCGCCGGACGCCGTCTACGAGCGGCCCGGCTATGAGCCGCTGGCAGGGCTGGAACGCCTGACCACCTTTTACCGCGACGAACGCATCATCATTTCCGGAGCCCATCAGGTCGAGGACGTGGCGAGCGGTGAGGGCGTGGTTATTTCGCGCGGCGTGTTCACCGGCAAGAGCCGGGACGGCGCCGACCTGAACGAGCGCTTCGCCGATGTGTACCGGGTTGAAGGCGGCAAAATCCGGCACCGCACCACCTATTTTTTCCGCGCCGCCATCTGA
- a CDS encoding phosphoglycerate kinase — protein MQNLNDLDVRGKKVLVRVDYNVPLKDGKVEDDTRITASLPTLQQLLDGGAALILASHLGRPKNGYEDKYSLRGIAPVLEKHLGRPVQFVEGLPGSAEVAAAVRDLKPGEVALLDNVRFESGEEKNDAALNNKLAALADAFVLDAFGSAHRAHSSVSGVAAKLPHAAGLLLQREVDALGKLTGTPERPYVVIIGGAKVSDKIKVIENLLPKVDRMLIGGGMMFTFLKAQGGQIGSSLVEDDQLDYARSLLEKYGDKLLLPSDAVAADKFAADAQTQVVPAGEIPDGWMGLDIGPDTRAAYTEALQGAKTVFWNGPMGVFEMEAFAAGTNAVAKAVGELGAQGAYTVIGGGDSVSAINKSGYADKVSHISTGGGASLELLEGKQLPGVEAMR, from the coding sequence ATGCAGAACCTGAATGACCTGGATGTGCGCGGCAAGAAAGTGCTGGTGCGCGTGGATTACAACGTGCCCCTCAAGGACGGCAAGGTGGAGGACGACACCCGTATCACCGCTTCGCTGCCCACCTTGCAGCAGCTGCTGGACGGCGGCGCCGCCCTGATTCTGGCCAGCCACCTGGGCCGGCCCAAGAACGGCTACGAGGACAAATACAGCCTCAGGGGCATCGCCCCGGTGCTGGAAAAGCATCTGGGCCGGCCGGTGCAGTTTGTTGAGGGCCTGCCCGGCAGCGCTGAAGTGGCTGCGGCGGTCCGTGACCTGAAGCCCGGTGAAGTGGCGCTGCTGGACAACGTGCGCTTCGAGAGCGGCGAGGAAAAGAACGACGCTGCGCTGAATAACAAGTTGGCCGCCCTGGCCGATGCGTTCGTGCTGGACGCCTTTGGCAGCGCCCACCGCGCCCACTCCTCGGTGAGCGGTGTGGCGGCCAAACTGCCGCACGCCGCCGGCCTACTGCTGCAGCGCGAAGTGGACGCCCTGGGCAAACTGACCGGCACCCCCGAGCGCCCTTACGTGGTGATTATCGGCGGCGCCAAGGTGAGCGACAAGATCAAGGTGATCGAGAACCTGCTGCCCAAGGTGGACCGGATGCTGATCGGCGGCGGGATGATGTTCACTTTCCTGAAGGCACAGGGCGGCCAGATCGGCAGCAGCCTGGTGGAAGACGACCAGCTGGACTATGCCCGGAGCCTGCTGGAAAAATACGGCGATAAGCTGCTGCTGCCCAGTGACGCGGTGGCCGCCGATAAGTTCGCTGCCGACGCCCAGACGCAGGTGGTGCCGGCCGGCGAAATCCCGGACGGCTGGATGGGCCTGGACATCGGCCCCGATACCCGCGCCGCCTACACCGAAGCGCTGCAGGGCGCCAAAACCGTGTTCTGGAACGGCCCGATGGGTGTGTTCGAGATGGAAGCCTTTGCGGCCGGCACCAACGCGGTGGCCAAAGCGGTGGGCGAACTGGGGGCTCAGGGCGCCTACACCGTGATCGGCGGCGGCGACTCGGTCAGCGCCATCAACAAGAGCGGCTACGCGGACAAGGTCAGCCACATTTCTACCGGCGGCGGCGCCAGCCTGGAACTGCTGGAAGGCAAACAGCTGCCCGGCGTTGAGGCCATGCGGTGA
- the gap gene encoding type I glyceraldehyde-3-phosphate dehydrogenase: MKVGINGFGRIGRLVFRILQSRGVDVVAINDLTDNKTLATLLKYDSTAGKFDGEVSYDDESLTVNGKKITALAERDPAKINWADLGVDIVVESTGFFTDREGASKHLQGGAKKVIITAPAKNEDISIVLGVNEDQYDPAQHHIISNASCTTNSLAAPMKVLDEALGIEKAIMTTVHSYTNDQNILDAPHKDPRRARAAAINIIPTSTGAAKAVAQVYPAVKGKFDGTSLRVPTPTGSISDVTVILSRDVTAEEVNDVFRKAAEGSHKGIIEYTEDPIVLTDIQGNPHSAIIDGGLTMAMGNLVKFFSWYDNEWGYSNRIADLTQLVQSKGQ, encoded by the coding sequence ATGAAAGTAGGTATCAACGGTTTTGGCCGTATCGGCCGTCTGGTCTTCCGTATCCTGCAGTCCCGCGGCGTGGACGTGGTCGCCATCAACGACCTGACCGACAACAAAACGCTGGCGACGCTGCTCAAGTACGACTCCACCGCCGGCAAGTTCGACGGTGAAGTCAGCTACGACGACGAGTCGCTGACCGTCAACGGCAAGAAGATCACGGCGCTGGCTGAGCGTGATCCCGCCAAGATCAACTGGGCCGATCTGGGCGTAGACATCGTGGTCGAGTCCACCGGCTTTTTCACCGACCGTGAGGGTGCCAGCAAGCACCTGCAGGGCGGCGCCAAGAAGGTCATCATCACCGCACCGGCCAAGAACGAGGACATCTCCATCGTGCTGGGCGTGAACGAAGACCAGTACGACCCCGCGCAGCACCACATCATCTCCAACGCCAGCTGCACCACCAACTCGCTGGCCGCGCCCATGAAGGTGCTGGACGAAGCCCTGGGCATCGAAAAGGCCATCATGACCACGGTGCACTCCTACACCAACGACCAGAACATTCTGGACGCACCGCACAAGGATCCCCGCCGCGCCCGCGCCGCCGCGATCAACATCATCCCCACCTCCACCGGCGCCGCCAAGGCCGTGGCTCAGGTGTACCCGGCCGTGAAGGGCAAGTTCGACGGCACCTCGCTGCGCGTGCCTACCCCCACCGGCTCGATCAGCGACGTGACCGTGATTCTTAGCCGTGACGTGACCGCCGAGGAAGTCAACGACGTGTTCCGCAAGGCTGCCGAAGGCTCGCACAAGGGCATCATCGAATACACCGAAGATCCCATCGTGCTGACCGACATTCAGGGCAACCCCCACAGTGCCATTATCGACGGTGGCCTGACCATGGCCATGGGCAACCTGGTCAAGTTCTTCAGCTGGTACGACAACGAGTGGGGCTACTCCAACCGCATTGCCGACCTGACCCAGCTGGTGCAGAGCAAGGGCCAGTAA
- a CDS encoding DUF2946 family protein, translating into MPQCAACSCCVSLSSAESGGGGVSSEGRCWARCWHSWLLALLAVLGGAAFQLRSGDGLSPELYAAAQAHPLAAAEHAGPHHGDHQGQHSGHDHGAHCPFCVTQAFGEAASPLMLQLPPPDPLPAAPLQQQAAARALPRCADARAPPLEKEPTAQLPALSDSTRLSALSFFL; encoded by the coding sequence TTGCCCCAATGCGCCGCCTGCTCCTGCTGTGTCAGCCTCAGCTCCGCCGAATCCGGCGGCGGTGGCGTCAGCAGCGAAGGCAGGTGCTGGGCGCGCTGCTGGCACTCCTGGCTGCTGGCACTCCTGGCCGTGCTGGGCGGCGCCGCCTTTCAGCTGCGCAGTGGCGACGGCCTCAGCCCCGAGCTGTACGCGGCGGCGCAGGCCCACCCTCTGGCCGCGGCCGAACATGCTGGCCCGCACCACGGCGATCATCAGGGCCAACACAGCGGGCATGACCACGGCGCCCACTGTCCTTTTTGCGTGACCCAGGCGTTCGGGGAGGCGGCCAGCCCCCTTATGTTGCAGCTGCCGCCCCCGGACCCCCTGCCGGCCGCACCGCTACAGCAGCAGGCGGCTGCCCGCGCCCTGCCGCGCTGCGCCGACGCCCGCGCGCCTCCTCTGGAAAAAGAACCGACGGCCCAGCTGCCTGCTCTGAGCGACAGCACTCGGCTTTCCGCCCTTTCTTTTTTCCTTTAA
- a CDS encoding YcnI family protein, with product MKRTLTLLSLAVLSAGSALAHTSLQVQSAPAGSIYRGVLQVPHGCGAAATRTVRVRIPQEMYGVKPMPKPGWSLKTVSDDQGVREIVWSGGNLPSEWYDEFVFRGALDPDLKPGTALYFPAVQECRGSRAEWTDTSGHEDAEFPAPRLTVTAAPAAPAGHHH from the coding sequence ATGAAACGAACCCTAACCCTTTTGTCTCTGGCCGTCCTCAGCGCTGGCAGCGCCCTGGCGCACACCAGCTTGCAGGTGCAGTCCGCACCGGCCGGCAGCATCTACCGCGGAGTGCTGCAGGTGCCACACGGCTGCGGGGCCGCCGCGACCCGCACCGTCCGGGTGCGGATTCCGCAGGAGATGTACGGCGTCAAGCCGATGCCCAAGCCCGGCTGGAGTCTGAAGACGGTCAGCGATGATCAGGGCGTCCGCGAGATTGTCTGGTCAGGCGGCAACCTGCCCAGCGAGTGGTACGACGAATTCGTCTTTCGCGGCGCTCTGGATCCTGACCTCAAGCCTGGCACCGCGCTGTATTTCCCCGCTGTGCAGGAATGCCGGGGCAGCCGCGCCGAATGGACCGATACCTCCGGCCACGAGGACGCCGAGTTCCCGGCTCCCCGGCTGACCGTTACCGCCGCCCCGGCTGCACCGGCCGGGCACCACCACTAA
- a CDS encoding copper resistance CopC family protein encodes MPSLKRTLALLAALGLPLAGAHTSITGMQPAANSVVSAPASVTLRFDEPVNLRYSIFKVYPLPAGQSAAELTRRVITARGDEAARADRYQPRSGHSQGVTVPLKAGLKPGQYVMMWRLMSADGHPVTGQSVFRVR; translated from the coding sequence ATGCCTTCCCTGAAACGTACCCTGGCCCTGCTGGCTGCCCTCGGTCTGCCGCTGGCCGGCGCCCACACTTCCATCACCGGCATGCAGCCGGCCGCGAACAGCGTGGTCAGCGCTCCTGCCAGCGTCACGCTGCGGTTCGATGAACCGGTCAACCTGCGCTACTCCATCTTCAAGGTGTACCCGCTGCCGGCTGGTCAGAGTGCAGCCGAGCTGACCCGCCGGGTGATCACGGCGCGCGGTGACGAGGCTGCCCGCGCCGACCGCTATCAGCCGCGCAGCGGTCATTCGCAGGGCGTGACGGTGCCGCTGAAAGCTGGCCTGAAACCGGGGCAATACGTGATGATGTGGCGCCTGATGTCGGCCGACGGCCATCCGGTCACCGGGCAGTCGGTCTTCCGGGTCCGTTGA
- a CDS encoding aspartate kinase, whose translation MSHSLLVMKFGGTNMQDAAAIRHSASLVARSVTRGARVVVVVSAMAGVTNSLLSIADAAETGDIAAANDALAEIRHRHMAAAGELGGRPDSATVRELRELLETLRQAIYGVYLLRELSPRSRDLIVAFGERLSAPLMDLALTGLDLRSHHLTGGAAGILTDRHFGGARPLPGSAERIRDRLGGLLDAGVTPVVSGFMGETEGGSVTTLGRGGTDYSATILAEALRADEVWAWKDVDGVMTADPRVVPDAQNIAVLSYGEVMELAYFGAKVLHPLAVTPLQDSGIPLRVKSAADPDFPGTLVQREPGNVPGHPVKAVTAIRNVSLINVTGAGVLGVPEVVSSLFGAIARENITLLMVSQSSSMSNVSLAIPEADAGRAMEALQLSASGDLSFDQQTGKAVLAIVGGGMRGQRGVSARMFTALAEAETNILMISQGSSELNVSVAIENDEVDRATRAVHAAFGLGAAAGA comes from the coding sequence ATGTCTCACTCGCTGCTGGTCATGAAATTTGGTGGCACCAACATGCAGGACGCCGCCGCTATTCGTCACTCCGCCTCGCTGGTGGCCCGCTCGGTGACGCGGGGGGCGCGGGTGGTGGTGGTGGTCTCGGCCATGGCCGGGGTGACCAACTCGCTGCTGAGCATCGCGGACGCCGCCGAAACCGGCGACATTGCTGCTGCCAACGACGCTCTGGCCGAAATCCGTCACCGCCATATGGCCGCCGCCGGCGAGCTGGGTGGCCGGCCTGACAGCGCCACCGTCCGTGAACTGCGTGAACTGCTCGAAACGCTGCGGCAGGCCATCTACGGGGTCTATCTGCTGCGCGAACTCAGCCCCCGCTCGCGCGACCTGATCGTGGCTTTTGGCGAGCGCCTCAGTGCTCCGCTGATGGACCTGGCCCTGACCGGCCTGGACCTGCGTTCGCACCACCTGACTGGCGGTGCTGCCGGCATTCTGACCGACCGGCATTTCGGCGGAGCCCGCCCGCTGCCGGGCAGTGCCGAGCGCATCCGAGACCGCCTGGGCGGGCTGCTGGACGCCGGCGTGACCCCGGTGGTCTCGGGCTTTATGGGCGAAACCGAGGGCGGCTCGGTGACCACCCTGGGCCGCGGCGGCACCGACTACAGCGCCACCATCCTGGCCGAAGCCCTGCGCGCCGATGAGGTCTGGGCCTGGAAAGACGTGGACGGCGTCATGACCGCCGACCCCCGGGTGGTGCCCGACGCCCAGAACATCGCGGTGCTCAGCTACGGTGAGGTGATGGAGCTGGCCTATTTCGGGGCCAAGGTGCTGCACCCGCTGGCGGTGACCCCTTTGCAGGACAGCGGCATTCCCCTGCGGGTCAAGAGCGCCGCCGACCCCGATTTCCCCGGCACGCTGGTGCAGCGTGAACCCGGCAACGTGCCGGGGCACCCGGTCAAGGCAGTCACCGCCATCCGCAATGTCAGCCTGATCAACGTGACCGGCGCCGGGGTGCTGGGCGTGCCGGAGGTGGTGTCTAGCCTGTTCGGCGCCATCGCCCGCGAGAACATCACCCTCTTGATGGTGTCGCAGAGCAGCTCGATGAGCAACGTCTCGCTGGCGATCCCGGAAGCCGACGCCGGCCGGGCGATGGAAGCGCTGCAGCTTTCGGCCAGCGGTGACCTTTCCTTTGACCAGCAGACCGGCAAGGCGGTACTGGCCATCGTGGGCGGCGGCATGCGCGGGCAGCGGGGCGTCTCGGCGCGGATGTTCACGGCGCTGGCCGAGGCCGAGACCAACATCCTGATGATTTCGCAGGGTTCCAGCGAGCTGAACGTGTCGGTCGCGATTGAGAATGACGAGGTGGACCGCGCCACCCGCGCCGTTCACGCCGCCTTCGGGCTGGGCGCGGCCGCCGGAGCCTAA